The sequence CCCCTTGTGGGAGAGGAACCAGGGAGAGGGGTGAGACGCCGCTATCGCGCCCCGGCGCATCCCGTCATCACCGTCTACCCTTCACGTGAGTATAGGAAACGGGGTGTTGGGACGGAGATTCATTGCGACGGGGAGAAAGAAAATGACTCGGAATCCGGGGTTTAGGAGAGAGGGGGGTGGAGACGGGACGGAATGAGCAAAGCTCTGTCATTGCAGCAAATGCTTATAGTCCCGTAAGAGGCAGAAGACTTACAGCCTATATAGCCCCTTGCTTCGCTCCGCTCCCAAATGGAAAGCGAGAGACGCTATGAACGAAGTAAGCGGACCTGCGCTCGAGCAAGTCCGCCACCATCCAACTACCTAATGGCCGGTCGGGCGCGCCCTGAACGCGAAACTCTCGCCTTTGAGTTGTCTTGGGGAAACAGTTGTGAAATGCTTCCTCGAATCAAAACTAAAAAGAGGGAAGCGCCATGGTTCGGAAGGCTTTTTTTGCTTATCCTGCAGCGCCAGCGGACTTGGCATCGACCATCAAAGCTGCCTGTGAGCGGACCCAAGGCAAGGCGCTGGATGTACTCGTTACAGGCTGGCCTCAAATGGAGGTCTTCGGCGACAGTATCGCCAAACAGGTGAGATCGAGTATTGACGCATCTGACGTGCTAATTGCTGATATCACCGTTCCTAATCGCAACGTGTACTATGAGATAGGATATGCTGTTGGCCAAGGAAAACCTGTAGCCCCAGTGCTCAATGTTTCTTTCCAAGACGCCACAAAATACATCCAACTCGATGGTTTTTTTGACACTATTGCGTACCAGACATATGAGAACTCAAATCAATTACTAGATATATTCAGAAAATTGCCCTCAACGAAACTGGTTGAGCTATAATCAAAACAACTAAACACAACACAACCTTTATATTTAATAGACACGGTTAGGAAGACTGATTTCCGCAATACAGTAATATCGGCGGTCAAGGATGCAAAGATTTTCTACAGAAGTTTTGACCCAATGGAGACCTATAGGTTTTCGACAATAAATATAATTATGGAGGTTTCCGCATCCTCAGGGGTACTAATACCTTTATTATCGGATAGTATCGACGATGCAGCCAGGCACAACCTAAGAGCCGCCTTCTTGGCGGGACTTAGTCACGGCATGAATAAGAGAACAATGATCATTGAGTTCGGTACGCCGTCTAGTTCGCAACCGGCGGATTTTCGCGACCTTGTTGTCACGTTAAATAGCGAAACTGATATTTTTGAGAAAGTGAAGGAATTCTGCGGTTTGGCTCTGCTCGCTACTCAAGAGCCGCAACCCAAGCGGCGGCGTTCCGCGAGCAAGCTTCAAGCCTTGTCGTTGGGGGCGTCCGCAGCAGAAAATGAATTCCGGTTGCTTGAGAATTATTTCGTCGAAACCTCAGAGTATGTAAGGACTCTTCGCGGAGAGGTGTCGGTCGTATCAGGTCGAAAGGGTTCCGGGAAAACCGCGATATTCTTCATGGTCCGAGATGCAATCCGCTCGAAGAAGTTTACGTCTGTTACAGACCTAAAGCCGGAATCTCATCAGCTAAGCCTTTTTAGGCAAGAGTTGCTCAAGCTTTTGGACATCGGCGTATTCGACCACACACTTGCGGCTTTTTGGTATTTCGTTTTCCTTACTGAGATGCTCTTCACTATACAGAGAGAAAACAAGTATAAACTCCAGCACGACCCAAGCGCTTTATCCTCACTTTCAGATATTGAGGACGTACTTCAGGAATTCGGCATAATTAACAGCGGAGACTTCACTGCTCGAATAAATAGACTAAGCAAAACGATTTTATTCGAAATTAGCTCAGCCAAGACACGTAACAAGCCGCTTTCACCCGAGAGCTTAACGAACATAGTTTTCAGAGGCGGCATCAACAAAATAAAACAGCTAATTATCAAAAATACAACACCAAAGACAAGAATAGTTTTGCTGTTCGATAACATAGACCGAGGATGGCCAACTCAGGGCGTCGAAGAATTCGACGTACGAATGATTCGGCTTATGGTTGAGTCACTCGAGAAAATTCGAAGAGACCTACATAATGCCGACAGAGACATGTTTAGTGTCGTTTTCCTAAGAAATGACATTTATGAGTTGCTTGTAGAACAAACGCCAGATCGAGGAAAAGTTGGACAGATACGAATTGACTGGAACGATCCAGTCAAGCTTAGAACCGTTATATTGAAACGCCTTCAAGCTTCTACGGCCAGAGAGGGCGATGCATTCTCATCTCTGTGGCTCGATTATTTCGCCCCCACCGTTGGAGGAGTCGATTCCTTTGAGTATTGCGTTTCCCACTGCCTGATGCGTCCGCGTTTCCTGCTTACCATAATTGAGAACGCAATCGCCAACGCGATAAATCGTAGTAATACCATCGCCTCTGAAGACGATATTGCGGACGCGGTGAAGCAACACTCAAACTACTTAATTTCAGAATTTGGATTTGAAATTCGGGACGCATCTGGCCTTTCAGCGGATATACTTTTTGAACTCATTGGCCTCCCAGAGATTGTATCGAAAGAGATGGTCTTGGAACGCTTCTCTGAGGGCGGGATCCCAAGGGATAAGCTTGAACACGCGTTTCAGTTGATGCTGTGGTATGGCGTAATAGGTTTTGTCAAGAAAGATGGTGATAACAAGTATATATACGACTATGACTATAGTATGAAACGGCTAGCAGCCGAGATGCGTCACATCGCCGGCGAGCCACAATACTCCATAAACCCAGCATTAATGGCAGCAATAAAATAAAAAGGGGCCAAAGGCCCCTTTTAGTCTGTTCAGGTCGGTAACTTCAGAGAAGATTACATAACGATCCCCGATAAAGACTAGTTTAACTAACCACAAGCGCTATCGGCCAATGGCAATGAAAACAACATATCACGATCAAATAGGGTGTCAATTTGGGCGGTAGAGATAAACCCTTCAACCGGTTTTCGATTCGTTAACATTTAATTGAGAATACCCCTCACCTCCTCCGCCCCACCATCACCATCGCCACCGCATACACCGCCACCACGCTCAGCCACACCGCGCCCGGCCACGTCCCTCTCACTACCGCGTAAAAGCTCGAAAAGCCCAGCGGCGCCACGATGGAAGCCAGGCTCAGCGCCGAGGCCAGCACGCCCTGGAACTGGCCCTGCTGGCTCTCGCTCACCTGCCGCGTCGCCATGGCTTGCAGGGCCGGCACGCCGAGGCCGCCGAGGGCGAACAGCGGCATGATGGCGAACACGATCCAGCCCTCCGTCGCGAAGGCCATGATGACGAGCGCCGCCATGGCGCCGAAAAGGCCGGTGAGGATGGCGGCGCGCTCGCCCAGCAGCGCCACCGCCGGCCCCGGCAGAAAGGCTTGCGCCAGCGTCTGGCAGACGCCGAAGGCGCCCAGCGACAGGCCGATCATCATGCCGTTCCAGCCGAACACGTCGCCGCCCCACAGCGCCCAGCTGGTGCCATAGGCCTCGCCGGTGGCCGACAGCAGGAAGAAGATGGCGATCAGCGGCCACAGGCTCTTCACCTCGAACAGCCAGCCGAACGGCTTCAGCGGGTTCAGCGACGCGAGGTCGAGCTTTTCGTGGGCGCTTCCGCCCGAAAAGTTGCAGACTTTTCGGACCAAGCGGAAGCGAGAGAAGAAAGACCGGGAGCGCACCTCCGCTCCGTCAGGAGCGGCTGTCGCGACCGGCTCGCGGGATTCCGGCAGGAAGACGAGCGCCATCAGGAGGTTGACGCCGTTGAGCACGGCGGCGGCGATGAACGGCAGGCGTAACAAGTGGTCGCCCAGCGTGCCGCCCAGCACCGGCCCGACGATGAAGCCGATGCCGAACATGGCGTTCATCAGCCCGAAGCGGCGGGCGCGCCTGTCGGCCTCGGTGATGTCGGTGATGTAGGCGGTGGCCACCGACACGTTGGCCGAGGTCAGCCCGGCGATCGCCCGGCCCAAGAGCAGCAGCGTCAGGCTGCCGGCGAAGGCGAGGAAGACGTAGTTGATGGCGGCGCCGGCGAGCGAGATCACCAGCACCGGCCGCCGGCCGATCCGGTCGCTGAGCGAGCCCAGCAGCGGCGCGAAGGCGAACTGCACCGCCGCGTAGAGCGCGGTCATGATGCCGATATAGGGGGCGACGTTGCCGGCGTGCGTCACCTCGGCCAGCAGCGCCGGCAGGATGGGGAAGATGAGGCCGATGCCGACCGCGTCGAGCAGGATGGCCGCGTAGATGACGATGAGAGGTCTGTTCATGGCGAAACTCCCGAGCACCATCCGACCGGAGCGCCGCGCGGCCCGATCGGATGATGCCGAATAGACCGGGGACCGCTGGTGGCGGATGCCCAGGCACAAGGCGCCAGACGCAACGCTGCGCATGGCGGACGGATGGAGCCTGATGGTTCAGGCGGTGATGTCTGGAAATCGCTGGTCGATCCGCATCGGATGGAAACGGACCGCTTGTGCCTGATCGCCTGGACGGGGAGTCGTCCACCTGTTTACTCCGCCAACGGGCGGATCAAGGGAAGCGATCGCTTTTCGCGATGGCGAAGGGATACGCCAAGGTTGGTGCGGAGGCAAGACGGAGAGGGGCGGTGCCGGGTGGCGTGGTGAACGAGGGGGCTATGGATTTCCCGCGCCTCTTTCTGGCTGGGATTCTCTGTCTGCGCGGGGGAGGACGGTTTGATGGGAAGGGAGCGTCACCTAGCAGTGGTGCGATGGTGGCGAAACGCTGAAATACCATTTCATATCAATCAACTGTCATCCCCGCGAAGGCGGGGACCTCAGGACAAGATCACTCCTCGGCCGATATCACGCTCCATGAATCACAGACGCCCTATAGTTCCCTCACACCCTTTCCGGCCTGAGGTCCTGGCCTTCGCCAGGATGACGGCTTGATGGGGGCGGGAGCTTAGTTTCGCAGCGGCGCGATGGTGGGCGACGCACTGAAATACCGTTTCATATCAATCAACTGTCATCCCCGCGAAGGCGGGGACCTCAGGACGAGATCGCTCCTCGGCCCATATCAAGCTCCATGAAACAGGGTGCCCTATAGATCCCCCTCGCCCTTTCCGGCCTGAGGTCCTGGCCTTCGCCAGGATGACGGTTTGATGGGGGCGGGCGCCCTATAGCTCCCCCTCGCCTCTTCCTGCACGAGGTCCTCGCCTGCGCAAGGATGACAATTTATATAGAGGGAACAGCGGGATAAGCGGCGCGCGAGCTCATCCAGCACATCGCCTGCCTCAATAGCAAGCGACAACCCCGCATCCCGCGAACAACGCTCTATCTATTTGTTTTATATCCATTTCCTGTCATCCCCGCGAAGGCGGGGATCTCAGGACGAGATCGCTCCCCGGCCGATATCACGCCCCCCTCACCCCAATTTTCGTCCCTACACAAATGTTGCCGCGCATCCTTTTTTGTAGTAACAAAAATTCATGCAGATCGAGTTCGATCCCGTCAAGCGCGCCACCAATCTGGCAAAGCATCAGATCGACCTCGCCGAGGCCGAACGGGTGTTCGAGGGCGACACGCTGACGATCGAGGACGATCGCTTCGACTACGGCGAACAGCGCTTCATCACCATCGGCCGTCTTGCCGGACGCATGATGGTGATCGTCTGGA comes from Pleomorphomonas sp. T1.2MG-36 and encodes:
- a CDS encoding P-loop ATPase, Sll1717 family, yielding MIIEFGTPSSSQPADFRDLVVTLNSETDIFEKVKEFCGLALLATQEPQPKRRRSASKLQALSLGASAAENEFRLLENYFVETSEYVRTLRGEVSVVSGRKGSGKTAIFFMVRDAIRSKKFTSVTDLKPESHQLSLFRQELLKLLDIGVFDHTLAAFWYFVFLTEMLFTIQRENKYKLQHDPSALSSLSDIEDVLQEFGIINSGDFTARINRLSKTILFEISSAKTRNKPLSPESLTNIVFRGGINKIKQLIIKNTTPKTRIVLLFDNIDRGWPTQGVEEFDVRMIRLMVESLEKIRRDLHNADRDMFSVVFLRNDIYELLVEQTPDRGKVGQIRIDWNDPVKLRTVILKRLQASTAREGDAFSSLWLDYFAPTVGGVDSFEYCVSHCLMRPRFLLTIIENAIANAINRSNTIASEDDIADAVKQHSNYLISEFGFEIRDASGLSADILFELIGLPEIVSKEMVLERFSEGGIPRDKLEHAFQLMLWYGVIGFVKKDGDNKYIYDYDYSMKRLAAEMRHIAGEPQYSINPALMAAIK
- a CDS encoding TCR/Tet family MFS transporter is translated as MNRPLIVIYAAILLDAVGIGLIFPILPALLAEVTHAGNVAPYIGIMTALYAAVQFAFAPLLGSLSDRIGRRPVLVISLAGAAINYVFLAFAGSLTLLLLGRAIAGLTSANVSVATAYITDITEADRRARRFGLMNAMFGIGFIVGPVLGGTLGDHLLRLPFIAAAVLNGVNLLMALVFLPESREPVATAAPDGAEVRSRSFFSRFRLVRKVCNFSGGSAHEKLDLASLNPLKPFGWLFEVKSLWPLIAIFFLLSATGEAYGTSWALWGGDVFGWNGMMIGLSLGAFGVCQTLAQAFLPGPAVALLGERAAILTGLFGAMAALVIMAFATEGWIVFAIMPLFALGGLGVPALQAMATRQVSESQQGQFQGVLASALSLASIVAPLGFSSFYAVVRGTWPGAVWLSVVAVYAVAMVMVGRRR
- a CDS encoding BrnT family toxin; this translates as MQIEFDPVKRATNLAKHQIDLAEAERVFEGDTLTIEDDRFDYGEQRFITIGRLAGRMMVIVWTPRGAARRIISLRKANDREQAAYSPRL